One genomic segment of Ignavibacteriota bacterium includes these proteins:
- a CDS encoding four helix bundle protein — protein sequence MKSQKFTDLIVWQKAHQLVLEVYKETRNFPKEEIYGLTSQMRRAAISIPANIAEGFVKKGIKDKIRFFNISQGSLEELKYYLILSKDLRYCEINELILLSDEIGKLLNGYINGILTPNF from the coding sequence ATGAAATCACAAAAATTTACTGATTTAATTGTTTGGCAAAAAGCTCATCAATTAGTATTAGAGGTTTACAAAGAAACAAGAAATTTTCCTAAAGAAGAAATTTATGGATTAACATCACAAATGAGAAGAGCAGCAATTTCAATACCGGCAAATATTGCCGAGGGTTTTGTTAAAAAAGGAATTAAAGATAAAATTAGATTTTTTAATATATCACAAGGATCTTTGGAAGAATTAAAATATTATTTAATACTAAGTAAGGATTTAAGGTATTGCGAAATAAATGAACTTATTTTATTATCAGATGAAATTGGAAAATTGTTGAATGGTTATATAAATGGAATTCTAACTCCTAACTTCTAA
- a CDS encoding efflux RND transporter periplasmic adaptor subunit encodes MKKVELLIPLLFSILIISCGDNSDENLIKATGTIEATFVTLSAKVSGEILEIYFDEGTKVNIGDTILKIDNETLQLQLLQASALRQSAEAQFQLLKNGSRKEDILQAQSMFHQAEISLNQAEKDKARMQSLLESNSITKKQFEDIETKFEIVKSQYSAAKENLSKIKNIARPEELKRTEASLNQAIANEKIIQKNINDCYVVSPINGFVVEQFYEKGETVAPMSSILKIADLEKVNLDIYVNELELPKVKLNQKVDVFIDAYDDKTFSGKVVYISPESEFTPKNIQTPDERTKLVFKVKVEINNPNFELKSGMPADAEIIL; translated from the coding sequence ATGAAAAAAGTAGAATTACTCATTCCTCTTCTATTTTCAATTCTAATTATAAGCTGTGGTGATAACAGTGATGAAAATTTAATTAAAGCTACCGGAACAATTGAAGCAACATTTGTAACGCTTAGTGCAAAAGTTTCCGGTGAAATTTTGGAAATTTATTTTGATGAGGGAACAAAAGTAAATATAGGTGATACTATTTTAAAAATAGATAACGAAACTCTCCAACTTCAGCTTTTGCAAGCTTCGGCTTTACGACAAAGTGCTGAAGCTCAATTTCAGTTATTAAAAAATGGTTCGCGCAAAGAAGATATTCTTCAAGCGCAGTCAATGTTCCATCAAGCAGAAATTAGTTTGAACCAAGCAGAAAAAGATAAAGCAAGAATGCAAAGTTTACTTGAATCAAATTCAATAACTAAAAAACAATTTGAAGATATTGAAACGAAATTTGAAATTGTAAAATCACAATATTCTGCAGCAAAAGAAAATTTAAGTAAAATTAAAAATATTGCTCGACCCGAAGAATTAAAGCGTACTGAAGCTTCATTAAATCAAGCAATTGCGAATGAAAAAATAATTCAGAAGAATATAAATGATTGTTATGTAGTTTCTCCAATAAATGGATTTGTTGTAGAACAATTTTATGAGAAAGGTGAAACTGTTGCACCAATGTCATCAATTTTGAAAATAGCAGATTTAGAAAAAGTGAATTTGGATATTTATGTAAATGAATTGGAATTACCAAAAGTTAAGCTAAACCAAAAAGTAGATGTTTTTATTGATGCTTATGACGATAAAACTTTTTCTGGAAAAGTAGTTTATATTTCACCGGAATCTGAGTTTACACCAAAAAATATTCAAACTCCGGATGAACGAACAAAGTTAGTTTTTAAAGTTAAAGTAGAAATTAATAATCCAAATTTTGAATTAAAAAGCGGAATGCCGGCAGATGCGGAAATTATTTTATAA
- a CDS encoding four helix bundle protein has protein sequence MIEKTKIFTDLIVWQKAHEFVLQVYKITSEFPKSEIFGLTSQFRRAAISIPANIAEGYKKRGHKDKLNYLNIAQGSLEECRYYLILTNDLNFANTDQINSQLIEVSKLLTKYSDVIRNSNN, from the coding sequence ATGATTGAGAAAACAAAAATTTTCACTGACTTAATTGTTTGGCAAAAGGCACATGAGTTTGTACTTCAAGTTTATAAGATAACTTCGGAATTTCCTAAATCGGAAATTTTTGGTTTAACTTCTCAATTCAGAAGAGCTGCTATTTCAATTCCAGCTAATATTGCAGAAGGTTATAAGAAACGTGGACATAAAGATAAATTAAATTACTTAAATATTGCGCAAGGTTCGCTAGAGGAATGTAGATATTATTTAATTCTAACTAATGATTTAAATTTCGCAAATACAGATCAAATTAATTCTCAACTTATTGAAGTAAGCAAATTATTAACTAAATACTCAGATGTAATTCGAAATTCAAATAACTGA
- a CDS encoding ABC transporter permease produces the protein MKTIIHIIKKEFSQFKRDPKMFGIVLVAPIIQLIFLGYAATMDVNNVHILFLDKDKTEESRNFIERFESSRFFSIDYYAENYEELTEQINKAKVLVGFVIPNNFSKNINRNETVKLQVIFDGSDGNTASIAAGYITKIISEYSQNIIMDYRGKKGMKILPVGQISAEVRTWYNPYLKTRYFMVPAIVGLLLSIITLILTSLAVVKEKEIGTLEQIIVTPIKPYQLIIGKLVPFTIMGFISVILVITMMNILFGIPVRGSVTFLLLSSFFYILSTLGLGLFVSTISKTQQQAMMIAIFGIMMPMVYLSGFAFPIENMPIILQYISYLIPLRYFITILRGVVLKGIGIADLWQETAILFLMGILILLFSSLRFRKRLD, from the coding sequence ATGAAAACTATAATTCATATTATCAAAAAAGAATTCTCTCAATTTAAGCGTGATCCAAAAATGTTTGGAATTGTTTTAGTTGCACCAATTATCCAGCTTATATTTTTAGGATACGCCGCAACTATGGATGTTAATAATGTTCATATTTTATTTTTAGATAAAGATAAAACTGAAGAAAGCCGTAATTTTATTGAGCGATTTGAAAGTTCCAGATTTTTTTCAATCGATTATTACGCTGAAAATTATGAGGAACTAACTGAACAAATCAACAAAGCAAAAGTTCTTGTGGGATTTGTAATTCCAAATAATTTTTCTAAAAACATTAATAGAAATGAAACCGTAAAACTTCAAGTAATATTTGATGGCTCTGATGGAAACACAGCTTCAATAGCCGCGGGATATATAACAAAAATAATTTCCGAATATTCTCAAAATATTATAATGGATTACAGAGGAAAAAAAGGAATGAAAATTCTGCCGGTTGGACAAATTTCCGCAGAAGTTAGAACTTGGTACAATCCATATTTGAAAACAAGATATTTTATGGTTCCGGCGATTGTTGGATTACTATTAAGTATAATTACCTTAATTTTAACTTCGCTTGCGGTTGTTAAGGAAAAAGAAATTGGAACTCTTGAACAAATAATTGTTACTCCAATAAAACCTTATCAATTAATTATCGGGAAACTTGTACCGTTTACAATAATGGGATTTATTTCAGTAATCCTTGTTATTACTATGATGAATATTTTGTTCGGGATTCCGGTTAGAGGAAGTGTAACTTTTTTGCTCCTCTCATCATTCTTTTATATTCTTTCCACTTTGGGTTTGGGACTTTTTGTATCTACAATTTCAAAAACTCAACAGCAAGCTATGATGATAGCAATATTCGGAATAATGATGCCGATGGTTTACTTATCCGGATTTGCTTTTCCAATTGAAAACATGCCAATTATTTTACAATACATTAGTTATTTAATTCCTCTAAGATATTTTATTACAATTCTTCGCGGCGTTGTTTTAAAAGGAATTGGAATAGCCGACCTTTGGCAAGAAACTGCAATTTTATTTTTAATGGGAATTTTAATTTTGCTCTTTAGTTCTCTACGATTCAGAAAAAGATTGGATTAA
- a CDS encoding response regulator transcription factor has protein sequence MMKKYKILLVEDDINLGNILSEYLSLKKYEVELCKNGEEGLVSFKNSKFDLCILDVMMPRKDGFTLAKEIRAINKNIPVIFLTAKSMLKDKIEGFNIGADDYITKPFNTEELILRINAVIRRSANSINQSEELIFNIGKFIFNYQKRLLTIKNTSSALTSKENELLKLLCENINQTLEREKALSIIWKNDNYFTSRSMDVYITKLRNYLKEDESIEIVNVHSIGFKLVINS, from the coding sequence TTGATGAAAAAGTATAAAATATTATTAGTTGAAGATGATATCAATTTGGGAAATATTTTGAGTGAATATTTATCACTAAAAAAATATGAAGTTGAACTTTGCAAAAATGGCGAAGAAGGTTTAGTTTCTTTTAAAAATTCTAAATTTGATTTATGCATTCTTGATGTGATGATGCCGAGGAAAGACGGATTTACATTGGCAAAAGAAATTAGAGCAATAAATAAAAATATTCCGGTAATATTTTTAACTGCAAAATCAATGCTTAAAGATAAAATTGAAGGCTTCAATATTGGCGCTGATGATTATATTACAAAGCCGTTCAATACGGAAGAATTAATTTTAAGAATTAATGCTGTAATTAGAAGATCAGCTAACTCAATAAATCAAAGTGAGGAATTAATTTTTAACATTGGCAAATTTATTTTTAATTATCAAAAAAGATTGCTGACAATTAAAAATACATCTTCGGCATTAACATCCAAAGAAAATGAATTACTAAAATTACTTTGCGAAAATATTAATCAAACTTTAGAACGCGAAAAAGCATTATCAATAATTTGGAAAAATGATAATTATTTTACTTCTCGCAGTATGGATGTTTATATTACAAAACTAAGAAATTATTTAAAGGAAGATGAATCAATAGAAATCGTAAATGTTCACAGTATTGGTTTTAAATTGGTAATTAATTCATAA
- a CDS encoding ABC transporter ATP-binding protein, which produces MDQIIKIENYSKMYGNISAVNNISFSVNKGEMFGLVGPDGAGKTTTIRTLCGLLKPDNGNISLLNLDIQKNKKEIQNNIGYLSQKFSLYEDLTIDENIEFFAEIHNVKNYKNRRNELLEFTRLIDFRNRQAGRLSGGMKQKLALACSLIHKPKILFLDEPTTGVDPVSRRDFWKILSNLLKEEITIFMSTPYLDEAERCNRVALMNNGKIIALDSPQNVKESINKKVIEIVCDDVRIAAKLIKEYFGMDVQLFGDRINTIVNNADEDFKKLEKLLTENNIKITDHRTNIPSLENVFIHLVNNENLSSSK; this is translated from the coding sequence ATGGATCAAATAATCAAAATCGAAAACTATTCAAAAATGTACGGTAATATTTCCGCTGTGAACAATATTTCATTTTCTGTTAACAAAGGAGAAATGTTTGGTTTGGTTGGTCCGGATGGTGCCGGAAAAACAACAACAATAAGAACATTATGCGGATTATTAAAACCGGATAATGGAAATATTTCATTGTTGAATTTAGATATTCAGAAAAACAAAAAAGAAATTCAAAATAATATTGGTTACCTATCGCAAAAATTTAGTTTGTACGAAGATTTAACAATTGATGAAAACATAGAATTTTTCGCAGAAATTCATAACGTTAAAAATTATAAAAACAGAAGAAACGAACTTTTGGAATTTACTCGATTGATAGATTTTCGAAATCGTCAAGCTGGAAGACTTTCCGGAGGGATGAAGCAAAAACTGGCATTGGCTTGCAGCTTAATTCACAAACCTAAAATATTATTTTTAGATGAACCAACAACTGGAGTTGACCCGGTTTCACGGAGAGATTTTTGGAAAATACTTTCCAATTTACTTAAAGAAGAAATTACAATTTTTATGTCAACGCCATATTTAGACGAAGCCGAACGCTGTAATAGAGTTGCATTAATGAACAACGGCAAAATAATTGCGCTGGATTCTCCACAAAATGTTAAAGAATCAATAAATAAAAAAGTGATAGAAATTGTTTGCGATGATGTACGAATTGCAGCAAAATTAATCAAAGAATATTTTGGAATGGATGTCCAACTTTTTGGTGATAGAATAAACACAATTGTAAATAATGCCGATGAGGATTTTAAAAAGTTAGAAAAATTGCTGACTGAAAATAATATTAAAATAACTGATCACAGAACAAACATTCCATCTTTGGAGAATGTTTTTATTCACTTAGTAAACAATGAAAATTTATCGAGTTCAAAATGA
- a CDS encoding ABC transporter ATP-binding protein, producing the protein MFSIEVNNLNKTFGKFVAVNNISFKVKEGEIFGFLGANGAGKSTTIKMLCGLLEPTSGDALVGGYSIKTQADLVKKNIGYMSQRFSLYNDLTIEENIKFFGGVYGLEGKELTNRMQWILKTANLIGKENILTGSLPGGIKQRLALGTAVIHKPKIVFLDEPTSGVDPISRRSFWELINELSGEGITILVTTHYLEEAEYCGNIILINAGNLIAEGNSKVLKTKYLQNPIYEIKCNNVVDAMEIFDKSNFVDETSIFGNSIHLIMNEIFANENQIYNELKKLPQINIEKVEKIVPTLEDVFIHLLEKDKK; encoded by the coding sequence ATGTTTTCAATAGAAGTAAATAACTTAAATAAAACTTTCGGCAAATTTGTTGCTGTAAATAATATTTCATTCAAAGTAAAAGAAGGTGAAATATTTGGATTTCTCGGTGCAAACGGTGCGGGAAAATCTACAACAATTAAAATGCTTTGCGGATTATTAGAGCCAACAAGCGGTGATGCGCTTGTCGGTGGATATAGTATTAAAACTCAAGCAGATTTGGTAAAGAAAAATATTGGGTATATGTCGCAAAGATTTTCTCTTTACAACGATTTAACAATTGAAGAAAATATAAAATTCTTTGGTGGAGTTTATGGTTTAGAAGGAAAAGAATTAACAAACAGAATGCAATGGATTTTAAAAACAGCAAACTTAATTGGTAAAGAAAATATTTTAACTGGCTCACTTCCGGGCGGAATAAAACAAAGATTGGCATTGGGAACGGCAGTAATTCATAAACCAAAAATAGTTTTTCTTGATGAGCCGACAAGCGGCGTTGATCCAATTTCGCGAAGATCTTTTTGGGAATTAATAAACGAACTTTCCGGAGAGGGAATTACGATTTTAGTAACAACTCATTATTTGGAAGAAGCGGAATACTGCGGAAACATAATTTTGATAAACGCCGGAAACCTAATAGCAGAAGGCAATTCCAAAGTTTTGAAAACTAAATATCTACAAAATCCAATTTATGAAATTAAATGTAATAATGTTGTTGATGCTATGGAGATTTTTGATAAATCTAATTTTGTTGATGAAACTTCGATTTTCGGAAATTCAATTCATTTAATAATGAATGAGATTTTTGCAAATGAAAATCAAATTTATAACGAATTAAAAAAGTTGCCTCAAATAAATATTGAGAAAGTTGAGAAAATAGTTCCAACTTTAGAAGATGTGTTTATACACTTGCTGGAAAAGGATAAGAAGTGA
- a CDS encoding TetR/AcrR family transcriptional regulator, which produces MEEKEKIVSFSKDKFLSDGFYKITMDEIASGLRMSKKTIYKYFASKEILVDAAVKFFQSLVQKKIEDIIKSDCNSILKIKKLTNLFAELSLKINNKMMDDLKSFRPDLWQNIDEFRTRNIEKIWKNIFEQGKKEGYIVDYPSEIMVHVILASMQKIINPAFLINHNLSISQAFEITFGMLINGILTESGKKFIKKLRRKINNEKSRITHSSSIFNSNYKLW; this is translated from the coding sequence ATGGAAGAAAAAGAAAAAATAGTTTCATTCTCAAAAGATAAATTTCTATCTGATGGATTTTACAAAATCACAATGGATGAAATTGCAAGCGGATTGAGGATGAGTAAAAAAACTATTTACAAATATTTCGCTTCAAAAGAAATTCTTGTGGATGCAGCCGTAAAGTTTTTCCAATCACTTGTACAAAAGAAAATAGAAGATATAATAAAAAGTGATTGCAACTCAATATTGAAAATTAAAAAATTAACAAATTTATTTGCTGAACTTTCTTTGAAAATTAATAATAAAATGATGGATGATTTAAAAAGTTTTCGTCCGGATTTGTGGCAAAATATTGATGAATTTAGAACTCGTAATATTGAAAAAATCTGGAAAAATATTTTTGAACAAGGGAAAAAAGAAGGCTACATTGTTGATTATCCAAGTGAAATAATGGTTCACGTAATTCTTGCCTCAATGCAAAAAATAATTAATCCGGCTTTTTTAATAAATCATAATCTATCAATTAGTCAAGCATTTGAAATTACTTTTGGAATGCTTATTAACGGAATTTTAACAGAAAGTGGAAAAAAATTTATAAAAAAATTGAGAAGGAAAATAAATAATGAAAAAAGTAGAATTACTCATTCCTCTTCTATTTTCAATTCTAATTATAAGCTGTGGTGA
- a CDS encoding HAMP domain-containing histidine kinase, which translates to MKEKSLKIIIALITFAVVGLIAIQFYWVNLALKLEEEKFNKNVGNALNDLVRTIEDRETSKILIKELSPKDSNKVIFLNKGKKKNFEYNSKFNSNKNQVMIIGNDSNNINIEVNTTSDSALASMKVLQKFRTQNDSTIEETIIWQSDIDTLIHRKTKIIENVFDELVFTEKNQNILKRISEVKLDSLLNDELNKYGINSNYGFAIVNNDSLILDKNFEDMKDILQSNYKVKLFPNDFIKNQNFLVVDFKNRNVFLFKSIWWILVISIILTALIILLFYLTIKMLIRQKKITEVKNDLLNNITHEFKTPISTISLAADVINEEPDIDTKKYSAIIKNESQRLTNMVETILSAAELENSKFELNKTNEDIHKIIFEVSEKYELPIDKKFGKIIYDLKATDTNLSVDILQITNAISNLIDNAIKYNVGNPEIKISTMNSNSTFEIVIEDNGIGIDKKYHNKIFDTFYRIPTGNIHDVKGNGIGLSTVKKIIEAHLGKIILESEKNKGSKFIINLPKIN; encoded by the coding sequence ATGAAAGAAAAATCTCTTAAAATAATTATTGCATTAATAACCTTTGCTGTTGTTGGATTAATTGCAATTCAGTTTTACTGGGTTAATTTGGCGTTAAAGTTGGAAGAAGAAAAATTTAATAAAAATGTTGGTAATGCTTTGAACGACTTGGTTAGAACAATTGAAGATAGAGAAACTTCAAAAATATTAATTAAAGAATTATCACCAAAAGATTCTAACAAAGTTATATTTCTAAATAAAGGAAAGAAAAAGAATTTTGAGTATAACTCCAAGTTTAATTCTAATAAAAACCAGGTTATGATTATTGGAAATGATTCTAACAATATTAATATAGAAGTTAATACAACTTCGGATTCAGCTCTTGCATCAATGAAAGTGTTACAAAAATTTAGAACACAAAATGACAGCACAATTGAAGAAACAATAATTTGGCAAAGTGATATAGATACTTTAATTCATAGAAAAACAAAAATTATTGAAAATGTTTTTGATGAGTTAGTGTTTACAGAAAAAAATCAAAATATACTAAAAAGAATTAGTGAAGTTAAATTAGATTCTTTACTTAATGATGAATTAAACAAATATGGTATAAACAGCAATTATGGTTTTGCAATTGTAAATAATGACAGCTTAATTTTAGATAAAAATTTTGAAGATATGAAAGATATTTTACAATCAAATTATAAAGTCAAACTTTTCCCAAATGATTTTATTAAGAACCAGAATTTTCTAGTGGTTGATTTCAAAAACCGTAATGTATTTTTATTCAAATCAATTTGGTGGATTTTAGTAATCTCTATAATTCTAACTGCATTAATAATTTTGTTGTTTTATTTAACAATAAAAATGTTGATAAGACAAAAGAAAATAACGGAAGTAAAAAATGATTTATTAAATAATATCACTCACGAATTTAAAACTCCAATATCCACAATTAGCTTGGCTGCTGATGTAATAAATGAAGAACCGGATATTGATACAAAAAAATATTCTGCAATAATTAAAAATGAATCGCAGCGACTAACAAATATGGTGGAAACAATTTTATCAGCCGCAGAATTAGAAAACAGCAAATTTGAACTAAACAAAACAAATGAAGATATTCACAAAATAATTTTTGAAGTTAGTGAAAAATATGAATTACCAATTGATAAAAAATTTGGAAAAATTATTTATGATTTAAAGGCAACCGATACAAATTTATCAGTTGATATACTTCAAATCACTAACGCAATAAGCAACTTAATTGATAACGCAATAAAATATAATGTTGGAAATCCCGAAATTAAAATTTCTACAATGAATAGCAATTCAACTTTTGAAATTGTAATTGAAGATAATGGAATTGGAATTGATAAAAAATATCATAATAAAATTTTCGATACTTTTTATAGAATTCCTACTGGAAATATTCACGACGTAAAAGGTAATGGAATTGGACTAAGCACTGTAAAAAAAATAATTGAAGCTCATTTGGGAAAAATAATTCTTGAAAGTGAAAAAAATAAGGGATCAAAATTTATAATTAATTTGCCAAAAATAAATTGA
- a CDS encoding ABC transporter permease translates to MLSILLLFPVFLLVVFGYAVNFDVKNIKLAIYDQNNTELSREFYNSLISSNYFKISHFIKSDNDVKDVLDKKIAQCVLIIPKNFSQKFYSKENVKVQFLTDGVDGNTAKIIQNYVNGATANFNSQKTNYILSQKGLKSYIPFDFHPIFWFNKDLQTTRFLIPGLIAMILVIVAVVSVSLSLVREKERGTIEQINVSPINIIELLLGKTFPYIIVALFNAIFILIFGYLLFNVEIKGDYFLLAFTTIIFLFTSTSIGIFISTISDSQQIAFTIATMVSLLPSVILSGFIFPIESMPPFIQIITNITPAKFFIKILRAIILRGVGIEAIWDQILYLLIFAGILLFLSSKIYLKK, encoded by the coding sequence ATGTTATCAATTCTTCTCCTCTTCCCCGTATTTTTATTAGTGGTTTTTGGTTACGCAGTAAATTTTGATGTGAAAAACATTAAGCTTGCAATTTATGATCAGAATAATACTGAACTAAGCAGAGAATTTTATAACTCATTAATTTCATCTAATTATTTCAAAATATCACATTTCATAAAAAGCGATAACGATGTTAAAGATGTACTTGATAAAAAAATTGCACAATGTGTTTTAATCATTCCCAAAAATTTTTCGCAAAAATTTTATTCAAAAGAAAATGTAAAAGTTCAATTTCTTACTGATGGAGTTGACGGAAACACAGCAAAAATAATTCAAAATTATGTCAACGGCGCAACGGCAAATTTTAATTCGCAAAAAACAAATTATATTCTATCTCAAAAAGGATTAAAATCTTATATACCTTTTGATTTTCATCCAATCTTTTGGTTCAATAAAGATTTGCAAACCACTAGATTTTTAATTCCCGGATTGATTGCAATGATACTTGTAATTGTTGCAGTAGTTAGTGTTTCACTCTCTTTAGTTCGTGAAAAAGAACGCGGAACTATTGAGCAAATTAATGTTTCGCCGATAAATATTATTGAGCTGCTATTAGGTAAGACTTTTCCTTACATTATTGTTGCATTGTTCAACGCAATATTTATATTAATATTTGGTTACTTGTTGTTTAATGTAGAAATTAAAGGCGATTATTTTCTATTGGCATTTACAACAATTATATTTTTATTCACATCAACCAGTATTGGAATTTTTATTTCAACAATTTCCGATTCTCAACAGATTGCATTTACAATTGCTACAATGGTTTCGCTATTGCCTTCTGTAATTTTATCGGGATTTATTTTTCCAATTGAAAGCATGCCGCCTTTTATTCAAATTATTACAAACATTACTCCGGCAAAATTCTTCATCAAAATTCTCAGAGCAATTATTTTGCGTGGTGTTGGCATTGAAGCAATTTGGGATCAGATTTTGTATTTATTAATTTTTGCGGGAATTCTACTTTTTCTTTCAAGTAAAATTTATCTAAAAAAATAA
- a CDS encoding SRPBCC domain-containing protein, translating into MKELYTEIIINTSPEKVWKVFSDFANYPNWNPFIIKVENEVKLNNKIKIVLQQPNGNSMKFNPTILDYENNRKLRWLGKLFVAGLFDGEHQFELIDNHDNTTKFIQKEKFKGILVPLFAKSLERETKLGFELMNRALKDMCEKI; encoded by the coding sequence ATGAAAGAATTATATACTGAAATAATAATAAATACTTCACCCGAAAAAGTATGGAAAGTATTTTCTGATTTTGCAAATTATCCCAATTGGAACCCATTTATCATCAAAGTTGAAAATGAAGTAAAATTAAACAATAAAATAAAAATTGTTTTGCAACAACCGAATGGAAATTCAATGAAATTTAACCCAACTATTTTAGACTATGAAAATAATAGAAAATTAAGATGGTTAGGAAAATTGTTTGTTGCTGGTTTATTTGACGGTGAACATCAATTTGAATTAATTGATAATCATGATAATACAACAAAATTTATTCAGAAAGAAAAATTCAAAGGAATTTTAGTACCATTGTTTGCAAAGTCTTTGGAAAGGGAAACAAAACTTGGATTTGAACTAATGAACAGAGCTCTAAAAGATATGTGCGAAAAGATCTAA
- a CDS encoding TolC family protein — translation MKNKIFIIFLISSFNLFAQTDSYSLQEIIQLGIQNSKTLKISDAKLLSASAKVNEINSQRFPQLKFNASYMRLSDVPPFEISMSFLPNPIRIQDAILNSYNFKLSLQQPIFTGFKLSSLNSAANYNLEASELEYSKEINEETFKMISAFWNVYKIDNANKILEENLKSLESHINDSRNFLENDLITKNDLLKLEVQKSTVELKKIEAENSLEIAKAVLKKTIGNDLSDKIEIKTEEIIFKEINLDFNNLLNEAKSNRLEIQSLSKKLSAGKEQLTASKSGWYPSIFLISDFYYSRPNQRIFPQKDQFDDTWDVGISLSWDIWNWGYNSSQSQQAESNLIQLETTKAQIEDAIEIEVYNTFLQFQSAIKKVELNKLTLEQTEENYRITNDKYLVQLVSSTDLIDAETSLYSAKTELLNSLIDYELAKIKLDKVVGKKIY, via the coding sequence ATGAAAAATAAAATTTTTATAATATTCCTAATTTCATCATTTAATTTATTTGCTCAAACTGATTCATATTCTCTGCAAGAAATTATTCAGTTAGGAATTCAAAACAGTAAAACATTAAAAATTTCTGATGCGAAATTACTTTCAGCTTCAGCAAAAGTTAATGAAATTAATTCGCAAAGATTTCCGCAGTTAAAATTTAATGCATCCTATATGCGATTGAGTGATGTCCCTCCTTTTGAAATTTCTATGTCGTTTTTACCAAATCCAATTAGAATTCAAGATGCAATTTTAAATTCATATAATTTCAAACTATCATTACAGCAGCCAATATTCACGGGCTTTAAGTTGTCATCGTTAAATTCTGCCGCAAATTATAACTTAGAAGCTTCTGAATTGGAATATTCGAAAGAAATAAACGAAGAAACATTTAAAATGATTTCAGCATTTTGGAATGTTTATAAAATTGATAATGCAAACAAAATTCTTGAAGAAAATTTAAAGAGCTTAGAATCTCATATAAATGATTCGCGTAATTTTTTAGAAAATGATTTAATCACAAAAAATGATTTATTAAAATTAGAAGTTCAAAAATCTACCGTTGAATTAAAGAAAATTGAAGCTGAGAATTCTCTTGAAATTGCAAAAGCAGTATTAAAGAAAACAATTGGAAATGATTTATCAGATAAAATAGAAATTAAAACTGAAGAAATTATTTTTAAAGAAATAAATTTGGATTTTAATAATTTATTAAATGAAGCAAAATCAAATCGACTTGAAATTCAATCATTATCAAAAAAGTTATCCGCTGGTAAAGAACAATTAACGGCAAGCAAATCCGGATGGTATCCTTCAATATTTTTAATTTCTGATTTTTATTACAGTAGACCAAACCAAAGAATTTTTCCGCAGAAAGATCAGTTTGATGATACTTGGGATGTGGGAATTTCACTAAGCTGGGACATTTGGAATTGGGGTTACAATTCATCACAATCTCAGCAAGCGGAAAGTAATTTAATTCAGTTGGAAACAACTAAAGCACAAATTGAAGACGCAATTGAAATTGAAGTTTACAACACATTCTTGCAGTTTCAATCGGCAATAAAAAAAGTTGAGCTAAATAAATTAACATTAGAACAAACTGAAGAAAATTATAGAATTACAAATGATAAATATTTAGTGCAGTTAGTTAGTTCAACGGATTTGATTGATGCAGAAACTTCTCTTTATTCGGCAAAAACTGAACTGTTAAATTCTTTAATCGACTACGAATTAGCAAAAATTAAATTAGATAAAGTTGTTGGGAAGAAAATCTATTAA